A region of Lycium barbarum isolate Lr01 chromosome 1, ASM1917538v2, whole genome shotgun sequence DNA encodes the following proteins:
- the LOC132615471 gene encoding uncharacterized protein LOC132615471, translated as MLRAVLKGKLTSWEDHLPLVEFAYNRTIHSSTGSSPFEVVYGFNPLTPLDLVPLPTNDVASLDGTNKAEMMRKIHERTRLAIEKRNEQVASRRNKGRKQVIFEPGDSVWLDLPGEYQVSVTFNVVDLSLFDEGLNLRTNYFQEEGDDSSMVKNGAIEALRRSPSRSQAKEMQAKVAGLQLEIKRMLIMEEKPKNESKNYAKEWAKYYTYFMIQVQAQEEEDWAPHGAEVSAQERN; from the exons atgttgcgggctgttttgaaagGTAAATTAACTtcttgggaggatcacttgcctttggtggaatttgcatataatagaaCTATTCATTCTTCTactgggtcttctccttttgaagttgTTTATGGTTTTAATCCCCTTACTCCCCTTGATTTAGTGCCATTGCCTACTAATGATGTTGCTAGTCTTGATGGAACAAATAAAGCTGAGATGATGAGAAAAATACATGAGCGAACTAGACTGGCCATTGAAAAGAGGAATGAGCAAGTTGCTTCGAGAAGAAACAAAGGACGAAAACAAGTCATCTTTGAGCCTGGGGACTCAGTTTGG TTGGACCTGCCTGGTGAGTATCAAGTAAGTGTTACTTTCAATGTTGTTGATTTGTCCTTGTTTGATGAAGGGTTAAATTTGAGGACGAATTATTTTCAAGAAGAGGGGGATGATAGCTCCATGGTCAAGAATGGCGCTATAGAAGCCCTAAGAAGATCGCCGTCAAGGTCACAAGCTAAGGAGATGCAAGCCAAGGTTGCTGGGCTTCAATTGGAAATCAAAAGGATGCTTATCATGGAAGAAAAGCCCAAGAACGAGTCCAAGAATTATGCAAAAGAATGGGCTAAATACTATACATATTTCATGATCCAAGTCCAAGCTCAAGAGGAGGAAGATTGGGCCCCACATGGGGCTGAAGTTTCTGCCCAAGAAAGGAATTAA